One Pelagicoccus sp. SDUM812003 DNA window includes the following coding sequences:
- a CDS encoding response regulator, producing the protein MSERKYTILYVDDEVSNLRVFKSTFRRDFNILLAESGEESVKVLNENQVDLLITDQMMPEMTGVDLLKRIKDLYPNVPPNRIMLSGYAQPDDIDLAFSEYRLYKFISKPWDEEELKKLIIEAIEAANE; encoded by the coding sequence ATGAGCGAGCGCAAGTACACCATCCTCTACGTCGACGACGAGGTCAGCAACCTGCGGGTCTTCAAGAGCACCTTTCGACGAGACTTCAACATCCTGCTGGCCGAAAGCGGCGAGGAGTCGGTCAAGGTCTTGAACGAAAACCAGGTGGACCTGCTCATCACCGATCAGATGATGCCGGAAATGACCGGAGTCGACCTGCTCAAACGCATCAAAGACCTCTACCCCAACGTGCCGCCCAACCGCATCATGCTCTCCGGCTACGCTCAGCCAGACGACATCGATCTCGCCTTCAGCGAATACCGGCTCTACAAGTTCATCTCCAAGCCCTGGGACGAGGAGGAGCTCAAGAAGCTCATCATCGAAGCGATCGAAGCCGCCAATGAATAG
- a CDS encoding ATP-binding protein: MSPESNTPGRPASPPPNRSDRPAPGFDSVETERAQLLAIIDNLPDFIYVKDRQSRFLNANQRLVDFFGQEKRADLIGRTDFDFCEPELAQKYYDDDQRIIATGETLHQREEAARNERGQHIDLYTSKAPLRDPETGEIIGIVGIGRDITELTKARRALSKQAEDLTLQKQELAETLNRLRQAQSQLVQSEKLASLGTLTAGIAHEINNPINFVYAGVNSMSKDFDDVKEVVEKMRDLFRSGDLESSLAALQAQYQESDFEAAFEALEETLKDIRHGATRIKDIVAGLSKFSRMGKESWQRSNLHDDLESVLVLLKNKLKHDIELTKDFDPELPEVECFPGKLNQAFMNILSNAIDAIEEKDGPGKIVIRTRQIDSQVSITFEDNGIGMPAEVRSKAFDPFFTTKQIGKGTGLGLSITYSIVQDHHGELDLSSEAGSGTTFELRLPKTQPEPVSK; the protein is encoded by the coding sequence CCCCCGGCCGGCCGGCCTCCCCTCCTCCCAATCGAAGCGATCGCCCCGCGCCTGGATTCGATTCGGTCGAAACCGAACGCGCCCAGCTCCTGGCCATCATCGACAACCTGCCGGACTTCATCTACGTCAAGGATCGGCAGAGCCGCTTTCTCAACGCCAACCAGCGCCTGGTCGACTTCTTCGGGCAAGAGAAGCGAGCGGACCTGATCGGACGCACCGACTTCGACTTCTGCGAACCGGAGCTCGCCCAGAAGTACTACGACGACGATCAACGCATCATCGCCACCGGCGAGACCCTGCACCAGCGCGAGGAAGCTGCCCGCAACGAACGGGGCCAGCACATCGACCTGTACACGAGCAAGGCCCCGCTTCGCGATCCGGAGACCGGCGAGATCATCGGCATCGTGGGCATTGGCAGAGACATCACCGAACTGACCAAAGCCCGCCGGGCCCTCTCCAAGCAGGCCGAGGATCTGACGCTTCAGAAGCAGGAGCTTGCGGAGACCCTCAACCGGCTGCGACAGGCCCAATCCCAGCTGGTGCAGTCCGAGAAGCTCGCCTCGCTGGGCACGCTCACCGCAGGCATTGCCCACGAGATCAACAACCCCATCAATTTCGTCTACGCCGGAGTCAACAGCATGAGCAAGGACTTCGATGACGTTAAGGAAGTGGTGGAAAAGATGAGAGACCTCTTCCGTTCGGGCGACCTCGAATCCAGCCTCGCCGCGCTGCAGGCGCAGTACCAGGAAAGCGACTTCGAAGCCGCCTTCGAAGCCCTCGAGGAAACGCTCAAGGACATCAGGCACGGAGCGACCCGCATCAAGGACATCGTCGCTGGATTGAGCAAGTTCTCCCGCATGGGCAAGGAAAGCTGGCAGCGCTCCAATCTCCACGACGACCTGGAGAGCGTCCTGGTGCTGCTCAAGAACAAGCTCAAGCACGACATCGAACTCACCAAGGACTTCGACCCGGAGCTGCCCGAAGTGGAGTGCTTTCCGGGAAAACTCAACCAGGCGTTCATGAACATCCTCAGCAACGCCATCGACGCCATCGAGGAAAAGGACGGTCCCGGCAAAATCGTCATCCGCACCCGACAGATCGATTCGCAGGTCAGCATCACCTTCGAAGACAACGGCATCGGCATGCCTGCGGAGGTCCGCTCGAAAGCCTTCGACCCGTTTTTCACGACCAAGCAGATCGGCAAGGGCACCGGGCTCGGCCTATCCATCACCTACTCCATCGTGCAGGATCACCACGGAGAGCTCGACCTGAGCAGCGAGGCCGGAAGCGGGACCACCTTCGAGCTTCGCCTGCCCAAAACCCAACCCGAACCCGTATCCAAATGA